A single genomic interval of Hemiscyllium ocellatum isolate sHemOce1 chromosome 37, sHemOce1.pat.X.cur, whole genome shotgun sequence harbors:
- the smim1 gene encoding small integral membrane protein 1, with protein sequence MITHETDVQYSRWNDNAQDQVTISISAIEASGCKRIYDKLCTGKLGIVMKVLGGIAVFWIIFIIGYVTGYYVHKCK encoded by the exons ATGATCACTCATGAGACAGATGTGCAGTACAGTCGATGGAATGACAATGCCCAGGACCAGGTCACCATCAGCATTTCTGCAATAGAAGCTTCAGGCTGTAAAAG GATTTATGATAAATTATGCACCGGAAAACTAGGCATTGTGATGAAAGTACTTGGAGGAATTGCTGTGTTTTGGATCATCTTCATCATTGGTTATGTGACAGGCTACTATGTCCACAAGTGCAAATAG